The following are encoded in a window of Sphingobium sp. AP49 genomic DNA:
- a CDS encoding acyl carrier protein codes for MRVHNSQPVDRTDDIETLVRALLRDVLALSQERVDMFDAGTPLFGALPELDSMAVAGLLTEMEDRFGILIEDDDIDGDTFETFGTLVAFLQGKIG; via the coding sequence ATGCGGGTGCACAATTCTCAGCCGGTCGACCGGACAGACGACATCGAAACCCTGGTGCGGGCGCTGTTGCGCGATGTGCTGGCCCTGTCGCAGGAGCGGGTCGATATGTTCGACGCGGGCACCCCGCTGTTCGGCGCCCTGCCCGAACTGGATTCCATGGCCGTCGCGGGCCTGCTCACCGAAATGGAAGATCGGTTCGGCATCCTGATCGAGGATGATGACATCGATGGCGACACGTTCGAGACCTTCGGCACGCTGGTCGCGTTCCTGCAGGGCAAGATCGGCTAA
- the trxB gene encoding thioredoxin-disulfide reductase encodes MTATHSTRMLILGSGPAGLSAAIYGARAGLAPIVVQGMQPGGQLTITTDVENYPGFKDVIQGPWLMEQMQAQAEHVGAQMMYDQIVDVDLSERPFKLKGDSGTLYVADTLVICTGAQAKWLGVEGEEHLQGKGVSACATCDGFFYRGKKVVVIGGGNTAVEEALYLTNHSHDVTLIHRRDSLRAEKILQQRLHAHPNIKVLWNKAVDKFVGGGTPEGLVGVDLIDTVTGEKSHVPTDGGFVAIGHHPATELFDGKLPLDEGYIVVEKGTTHTAIPGVFAAGDVTDKIYRQAVTAAGMGCMAALDVERFLAEADFEQLVEA; translated from the coding sequence ATGACCGCCACCCACTCCACCCGCATGCTCATTCTCGGTTCCGGCCCGGCCGGCCTGTCCGCCGCCATCTATGGCGCGCGCGCGGGCCTGGCGCCGATCGTGGTGCAGGGCATGCAGCCGGGCGGCCAGCTGACCATCACCACCGACGTCGAAAATTATCCGGGCTTCAAGGATGTGATCCAGGGGCCGTGGCTGATGGAGCAGATGCAGGCCCAGGCCGAGCATGTCGGCGCGCAGATGATGTATGACCAGATTGTCGACGTCGACCTCAGCGAGCGTCCGTTCAAGCTGAAGGGCGACAGCGGCACCCTCTATGTCGCCGACACGCTGGTCATCTGCACAGGTGCCCAGGCCAAGTGGCTGGGCGTCGAGGGTGAGGAGCATCTCCAGGGCAAGGGCGTCAGCGCCTGCGCCACCTGTGATGGCTTCTTCTATCGCGGCAAGAAGGTGGTGGTGATCGGCGGCGGCAATACTGCGGTCGAGGAAGCGCTCTACCTCACCAACCACAGCCATGATGTGACCTTGATCCACCGCCGCGATTCGCTGCGCGCGGAGAAGATCCTGCAACAGCGCCTGCACGCCCATCCCAATATCAAGGTGCTGTGGAACAAGGCGGTCGACAAGTTCGTCGGCGGTGGCACACCCGAAGGTCTGGTCGGCGTCGACCTGATCGACACGGTCACCGGCGAGAAGTCGCATGTGCCCACCGATGGTGGTTTCGTCGCGATTGGCCATCACCCCGCGACCGAATTGTTCGACGGCAAGCTGCCGCTCGACGAAGGCTATATCGTGGTGGAGAAGGGCACGACCCACACCGCCATTCCGGGCGTGTTCGCGGCTGGCGACGTGACCGACAAGATTTATCGCCAGGCGGTGACCGCGGCCGGCATGGGCTGCATGGCAGCGCTCGACGTCGAACGCTTCCTCGCCGAAGCGGACTTCGAGCAGTTGGTCGAGGCGTAA
- a CDS encoding alpha/beta hydrolase, which produces MATFVLVHGGGHGGWCYQKVARRLRAAGHEVHCPTLTGLGERAHLLNADIDLDTHIQDVVALLTFEGLTDIILVGHSYGGMVITGVADRAAERIHELVYLDAAHPKDGESLEIVAPAQMEPTRAMGRTVDGIELVMWPFPGMAGFFGITDPADAAWTEARLTPHPWKCFGQPLRLENGDAAFRLPRTNINCTHALQNSPDEARARQLEGQRNFEIDTGHDLMITEPEAVADMLLEVAG; this is translated from the coding sequence ATGGCGACATTCGTGCTGGTGCATGGTGGGGGGCATGGCGGCTGGTGCTATCAGAAGGTCGCCCGGCGACTGCGCGCGGCGGGACATGAGGTCCATTGCCCGACACTGACAGGCCTTGGCGAACGCGCCCATCTGCTGAACGCCGATATCGACCTCGACACGCATATCCAGGATGTGGTGGCACTCCTAACCTTCGAGGGACTGACCGACATCATCCTGGTCGGGCACAGCTATGGCGGGATGGTGATCACGGGCGTTGCCGATCGCGCGGCCGAGCGCATCCACGAACTGGTCTATCTGGATGCCGCCCATCCGAAAGACGGGGAGTCGCTTGAAATAGTGGCACCGGCGCAGATGGAACCGACCCGTGCCATGGGCCGCACCGTCGACGGGATCGAACTGGTGATGTGGCCCTTCCCCGGCATGGCGGGTTTCTTCGGCATCACCGATCCGGCCGATGCCGCCTGGACCGAGGCGCGGCTGACGCCGCATCCCTGGAAATGCTTCGGCCAGCCGCTACGGCTGGAGAATGGCGACGCAGCCTTTCGTCTGCCGCGCACCAACATCAACTGCACCCATGCTCTGCAGAACAGCCCGGACGAGGCCCGTGCCCGCCAGTTGGAGGGGCAACGCAATTTCGAGATCGATACCGGCCATGACCTGATGATCACCGAGCCGGAAGCAGTCGCGGACATGCTTTTGGAGGTCGCGGGCTAG
- a CDS encoding peptidase, translating to MTYCVAVRVDQGLVMLSDTRTNAGMDNIARFRKSFTYHVPGERAITLLCSGNLSITQGVKTMLSRAIREAESDPEVETILNCDTMHRAAQLVGDAMRTMQGRYRESIAMDGAAASASIMIAGQRRGGKPRLYLIYSAGNFIEATEDTPFFQIGEHKYGKPILDRIIQRETSLEDATKAVLVSMDSTLRSNLSVGMPLDLTVIETDSFDFRVRTRIEADNEEFAMISQGWSAALRKGFEDLPNVLD from the coding sequence ATGACCTATTGTGTGGCGGTACGCGTGGACCAGGGGCTGGTCATGCTGTCGGACACCCGGACCAATGCGGGCATGGACAATATCGCGCGTTTCCGGAAAAGCTTCACCTATCATGTGCCGGGCGAACGGGCGATTACGTTGCTCTGTTCGGGCAATCTGTCGATCACCCAGGGGGTGAAGACGATGCTGTCGCGCGCGATCCGCGAGGCGGAGAGCGACCCGGAAGTGGAAACCATCCTCAATTGCGACACGATGCACCGTGCGGCGCAACTGGTTGGCGATGCGATGCGCACGATGCAGGGCCGCTACCGCGAGAGCATTGCCATGGATGGTGCTGCTGCGAGCGCGTCGATCATGATCGCGGGCCAGCGGCGGGGCGGCAAGCCGCGCCTCTATCTCATCTATTCGGCCGGCAATTTCATCGAGGCGACCGAGGACACGCCCTTCTTCCAGATCGGCGAGCATAAATATGGCAAGCCGATCCTCGATCGCATCATCCAGCGCGAAACGAGCCTGGAGGATGCGACCAAGGCAGTGCTGGTGTCGATGGATTCCACCCTGCGCTCCAATCTGTCGGTTGGCATGCCACTCGACCTGACGGTGATCGAGACCGACAGCTTCGACTTTCGTGTCCGCACCCGGATCGAGGCGGATAATGAGGAGTTCGCGATGATCTCGCAGGGCTGGTCCGCCGCCCTGCGCAAGGGGTTCGAGGATTTGCCCAACGTCCTCGACTGA
- a CDS encoding transglutaminase family protein encodes MKLLVRHQTVYGYPASVGRVAMRLKLVPVDTPGQNVHDWQVSINGEPLTNFRPNSYGEMEAVWVRHDRLDQAVIIAEGLVETRETHGIGGLPQCRVDARYFLRSTPLTRPSDAIRAMVAALPEEDGPLAQLHALSAAVSDAVHYRPGVTGAETTAAEAFALGAGVCQDHAQIFLAGARLLGVSARYVSGYLLAGEGDLHETHGWAEALVPGLGWIGFDPSNRVCITERYLRLASGLDADEAAPIRGSVTVAGDISIDADVRIAQAEDGVEERQLQRQQQQSTPTSRS; translated from the coding sequence ATGAAATTGCTCGTCCGTCACCAGACCGTCTACGGCTATCCCGCGTCGGTCGGGCGCGTCGCCATGCGGCTGAAGCTGGTGCCGGTCGATACGCCCGGCCAGAACGTGCATGACTGGCAGGTCAGCATCAATGGCGAGCCACTGACCAACTTCCGTCCGAACAGCTATGGCGAGATGGAGGCGGTGTGGGTGCGCCATGATCGGCTTGATCAGGCGGTCATCATTGCCGAAGGGTTGGTGGAAACGCGCGAGACTCATGGGATCGGCGGCCTGCCGCAATGCCGCGTCGATGCGCGCTATTTCCTGCGCAGCACCCCATTGACCAGGCCGTCGGACGCGATCCGCGCGATGGTTGCTGCCCTGCCGGAAGAGGACGGGCCGCTGGCCCAGCTTCATGCGCTGTCGGCGGCGGTCAGCGACGCGGTCCACTATCGGCCGGGTGTGACTGGCGCCGAAACGACGGCAGCCGAGGCGTTCGCGCTGGGGGCGGGCGTGTGTCAGGATCATGCCCAGATATTCCTTGCCGGCGCACGCTTGCTGGGCGTTTCCGCGCGCTATGTCTCGGGCTATTTGCTGGCGGGTGAGGGGGATCTGCATGAAACCCATGGCTGGGCCGAGGCGTTGGTGCCGGGGCTCGGCTGGATCGGCTTTGATCCGTCCAACCGGGTTTGCATCACAGAACGCTATTTGCGCCTTGCCAGTGGCCTGGACGCCGATGAAGCTGCTCCGATCCGGGGCTCCGTGACCGTCGCGGGCGATATCAGCATTGACGCCGATGTCCGGATCGCGCAGGCGGAAGACGGAGTCGAGGAACGGCAATTGCAACGCCAGCAGCAGCAGAGCACGCCCACGTCCCGCTCCTAG
- a CDS encoding alpha-E domain-containing protein, with protein sequence MLSRTAENLFWMARYMERAEATARLLSMGQRMAILPGAHHRDEWRSVVRATGAGHRFPDGVPVTESDVVSYLMLDLDNPSSIRSCLLKARANAKSARTMLTQDMWEALNEGWRKLDSYDLAEAKAQLPALIDWVKTRVMTFRGAAHSGQLRNEGHDFLRCGSALERAQMTLRLLDVKYYVLLPETEVIGGNRDHYQWTSVLYALSGARAYHHVYGGTYTPWQITDFLMLNRLFPRSVAYCCDQLAYRLNRLAGWHNARGPCHDTVKQLVSELEELDSGEIFRRGLHETVQYSLMMSNRLGVEIAETYHFG encoded by the coding sequence ATGCTGAGCCGGACCGCCGAAAATCTCTTCTGGATGGCGCGCTATATGGAGCGCGCCGAAGCCACCGCCCGCCTGCTGTCGATGGGACAGCGCATGGCGATCCTGCCGGGCGCGCATCATCGCGACGAATGGCGTTCCGTTGTGCGCGCGACCGGCGCGGGACATCGCTTCCCGGACGGCGTACCGGTGACGGAAAGCGATGTCGTATCCTACCTGATGCTGGATCTCGACAATCCCAGTTCCATCCGGTCCTGCCTGCTGAAAGCGCGTGCCAATGCCAAGTCGGCTCGCACCATGCTGACCCAGGACATGTGGGAGGCACTGAACGAAGGGTGGCGCAAGCTGGACAGCTATGATCTGGCTGAAGCCAAGGCCCAGTTGCCCGCGCTGATTGACTGGGTGAAGACCCGGGTGATGACGTTTCGTGGGGCGGCCCATTCAGGGCAGTTGCGCAATGAAGGTCATGATTTCCTGCGCTGCGGTTCGGCGTTGGAACGTGCGCAGATGACGCTGCGTCTGCTCGACGTAAAATATTATGTGCTGTTGCCCGAAACCGAAGTGATCGGCGGCAATCGCGATCATTATCAATGGACGTCGGTGCTATATGCGCTGTCGGGCGCGCGCGCCTATCATCATGTCTATGGCGGCACGTACACGCCCTGGCAGATCACCGACTTCCTGATGCTCAACCGGCTGTTCCCTCGCAGCGTCGCCTATTGCTGCGACCAACTGGCCTATCGGCTCAATCGCCTGGCCGGCTGGCACAATGCGCGTGGCCCTTGTCACGACACGGTGAAACAGCTGGTGAGCGAACTGGAGGAGCTCGACAGCGGCGAAATCTTCCGCCGCGGCCTGCATGAAACCGTGCAGTATAGCCTGATGATGAGCAACCGGCTCGGCGTCGAGATCGCCGAAACCTATCATTTCGGCTGA
- a CDS encoding circularly permuted type 2 ATP-grasp protein, whose translation MPFHEMFEPDGSLRPCYDEVQKWVERTGIAGLNRRMDEAEAIFRRIGITFAVYGEGGDPERLIPFDLLPRVFTGQEWRILDKGIRQRARALNAFLHDVYHRGEIVKAGIMPADIIYQNSAYLAEMADFTPPGKVYSHIVGIDIVRTGPGSFEVLEDNCRTPSGVSYMLENREIMTRMFPELFGQGLVAPVDDYPAELLKSLKEVAPPACKGDPVVVVLTPGSLNSAYYEHSFLADLMGVELVEPADLFVDEDRVWMKTTLGPKAVDVIYRRIDDEYIDPLVFRPDSLLGVPGIFSVYRNGGVTLASAPGSGIADDKAVYIYVPEMIRFYLGEEPILDNIKTWQCSKPDEMAYVLEHLHELVAKEVHGSGGYGMLIGPKSTKDEVEAYAARIRANPGEFIAQPTLDLSTVPTLGPASVVGRHADFRPYCLVGKQLRLVPGGLTRVALTEGSLVVNSSQGGGVKDTWVLQD comes from the coding sequence TTGCCCTTCCATGAAATGTTTGAGCCGGATGGTTCGCTACGCCCCTGTTACGATGAAGTGCAGAAATGGGTGGAGCGAACAGGCATAGCCGGGCTCAACCGCCGCATGGACGAGGCAGAGGCGATCTTCCGGCGCATCGGCATCACTTTCGCCGTCTATGGCGAGGGTGGCGATCCGGAACGGCTGATCCCCTTCGACCTGCTGCCGCGCGTCTTCACCGGGCAGGAATGGCGTATTCTCGACAAGGGCATTCGCCAGCGCGCGCGGGCATTGAATGCCTTCCTGCACGATGTCTATCATCGCGGCGAGATTGTGAAGGCGGGCATCATGCCGGCCGACATCATCTATCAGAACAGCGCCTATCTTGCCGAAATGGCGGACTTTACCCCGCCGGGAAAGGTCTACAGCCATATCGTCGGCATCGATATCGTACGCACCGGCCCCGGCAGCTTCGAGGTGCTGGAGGATAATTGCCGCACTCCCTCTGGCGTGTCCTACATGCTCGAAAATCGCGAGATCATGACTCGCATGTTTCCGGAACTGTTCGGGCAGGGCCTGGTCGCGCCGGTGGATGATTATCCGGCCGAGCTGCTCAAAAGCCTCAAGGAAGTCGCGCCGCCCGCCTGCAAGGGCGATCCGGTGGTGGTCGTGCTGACCCCGGGGTCGCTCAACAGCGCCTATTATGAACATAGCTTTCTTGCCGACCTGATGGGGGTCGAACTGGTCGAACCGGCCGACCTGTTCGTGGACGAGGATCGGGTCTGGATGAAAACGACCCTGGGGCCGAAGGCGGTCGATGTCATCTATCGCCGCATCGACGACGAATATATCGATCCGCTGGTGTTCCGCCCCGACAGTCTGTTGGGGGTTCCAGGCATCTTCAGCGTCTATCGCAATGGCGGCGTGACCCTGGCCTCAGCACCCGGATCGGGCATCGCTGACGACAAGGCCGTCTATATCTATGTGCCCGAGATGATCCGCTTCTATCTCGGAGAGGAGCCGATCCTCGACAATATCAAGACCTGGCAATGCTCGAAGCCGGACGAAATGGCCTATGTGCTGGAGCATTTGCATGAACTGGTCGCCAAGGAGGTCCATGGATCGGGCGGCTACGGCATGCTGATCGGCCCGAAATCGACCAAGGATGAGGTCGAGGCCTATGCCGCGCGGATCAGGGCCAATCCCGGCGAGTTCATCGCCCAGCCGACTCTCGACCTGTCGACCGTGCCGACCCTGGGACCGGCCAGCGTGGTCGGGCGCCATGCCGATTTCCGGCCCTATTGCCTTGTCGGCAAGCAGTTGCGGCTGGTGCCTGGTGGCCTCACCCGCGTGGCGCTCACCGAAGGCTCGCTGGTGGTCAATTCCAGCCAGGGTGGCGGGGTCAAGGATACCTGGGTGTTGCAGGACTGA
- a CDS encoding class I SAM-dependent DNA methyltransferase, which yields MARGRPRKVATEPEKPNSRAFEAPLWAAADKLRGNMDAAEYKHVALGLIFLKYISDRFNERRNEALADPESDFLADERDWYAAESVFWVPEHARWEYLKENATGTKPTIGELIDTAMLSIESENPTLKGVLTKNYARPELDQTKLAEVVKLFSDLAFRDQHHGQDVLGRVYEYFLGQFAIAEGKRGGQYYTAGCVVRLLVAMIEPFKGRVYDPCCGSGGMFVQSEQFIEAHEGGRNDISIYGQESNPTTWRLAKMNLAIRGIEANLGSKWGDSFHEDMHGSLKADYILANPPFNASDWRREKDNLQGDQRWQFGTPPAGNANFAWIQHIYHHLAPHGTAGFVLANGSLSSQQSGEGEIRQRLIEKDVIDCIVALPGQLFSTTQIPVCLWFVSRDKSNGIVKDKKLRDRRGDVLFIDARNMGTMKTRTLKELTDEDVATIADTYHAWREKGGNYEDVSGFSKSVKIKDIAAKRFVLTPGMYVEQSARATDNEPVSDKMARLTETLKAQMDRGSVLDMKIRSELKKVGYGW from the coding sequence ATGGCTCGTGGACGACCAAGGAAAGTCGCAACGGAGCCAGAAAAGCCCAATTCTCGCGCATTTGAGGCTCCTCTTTGGGCTGCGGCTGACAAGCTGCGCGGCAACATGGATGCCGCCGAGTACAAGCATGTTGCGCTTGGTTTGATCTTCCTCAAATATATTTCCGACCGTTTTAACGAACGGCGCAATGAGGCGCTGGCCGACCCTGAAAGCGATTTTCTGGCCGATGAGCGGGATTGGTATGCCGCCGAAAGCGTGTTCTGGGTGCCGGAACATGCGCGGTGGGAATATCTTAAGGAAAACGCCACCGGTACCAAGCCAACGATTGGCGAACTGATCGACACAGCTATGCTCTCGATTGAGAGTGAGAACCCCACGCTGAAAGGTGTGCTGACCAAGAATTATGCCCGGCCAGAGCTGGACCAGACCAAGCTGGCCGAAGTGGTCAAGCTGTTCTCCGATCTGGCGTTCCGCGATCAGCATCATGGGCAGGACGTGCTTGGCCGTGTCTACGAGTATTTCCTTGGCCAGTTTGCCATCGCAGAGGGCAAGCGCGGCGGGCAATATTACACGGCCGGTTGTGTGGTGCGACTGCTGGTCGCGATGATTGAGCCGTTCAAAGGCCGCGTTTATGACCCGTGCTGCGGGTCAGGCGGCATGTTCGTTCAATCCGAACAATTCATCGAGGCGCACGAAGGCGGACGAAACGATATTTCGATCTATGGGCAGGAGTCCAACCCCACGACATGGCGGCTGGCCAAAATGAACCTAGCCATTCGCGGTATCGAAGCGAACCTTGGCAGCAAGTGGGGTGACAGCTTTCACGAGGATATGCACGGCAGCCTCAAGGCGGATTATATCCTAGCCAATCCACCATTCAATGCCAGCGATTGGAGGCGGGAAAAAGACAACCTTCAGGGCGATCAGCGCTGGCAATTTGGTACTCCGCCTGCTGGAAATGCCAACTTCGCATGGATACAGCATATTTATCACCATCTGGCTCCGCATGGCACTGCGGGCTTCGTGCTGGCCAACGGCTCGCTGTCCAGCCAACAATCTGGCGAAGGCGAAATTCGCCAGCGGTTGATCGAGAAAGATGTCATCGACTGCATCGTGGCCCTGCCGGGGCAGCTTTTTTCGACCACACAGATTCCGGTCTGCCTGTGGTTTGTTTCACGCGACAAATCGAATGGCATAGTAAAGGACAAGAAACTCCGGGACCGGCGCGGCGATGTGCTGTTCATCGATGCGCGCAACATGGGCACAATGAAAACACGCACGCTCAAAGAGCTGACGGATGAAGACGTAGCGACGATCGCCGATACCTATCACGCGTGGCGGGAAAAGGGAGGCAACTATGAGGACGTGTCGGGCTTCTCTAAATCGGTGAAAATCAAAGATATCGCCGCGAAGCGCTTTGTGCTCACCCCCGGCATGTATGTGGAGCAGTCGGCACGCGCGACCGATAACGAGCCGGTCTCGGACAAAATGGCGCGGCTTACAGAGACACTAAAAGCACAGATGGATCGCGGCAGCGTGCTTGACATGAAAATCCGAAGCGAATTGAAAAAGGTTGGTTATGGCTGGTGA
- a CDS encoding restriction endonuclease subunit S encodes MAGDWPETTWGNIAELKYGKAMTAYTDQPNVARVYGTNGPIGWHDTALQPGPGVIVGRKGAYRGVHYADHPFWVIDTAYYLNPLVPMDLRWAYYWLLDYDVNNIDDGSPIPSTTREAFGFTPLKLPPLNEQERIADLLASLDAKIDLNCQMAATLEEMARSLFKSWFVDFDPVHAKLEGRDIGLPAEIVALFPGGFGDEGVPTGWNRKPIIDLAHWINGAAYKNMHFVSKDEGLPVIKIAELKAGITSKTKFTGTDLGGRYKINDRELLFSWSGNPETSIDTFLWMNGEAWLNQHIFAVRENGELSQPMLHAMLKFLKPIFTSIARDKQTIGLGHVTKEDMGRVFVALPKGDLLCALRDVFDALFEQYAEMISQNIALEATKTTLLPRLVSGELRVKEAAERVAAA; translated from the coding sequence ATGGCTGGTGATTGGCCTGAGACCACTTGGGGTAACATAGCCGAATTGAAATACGGCAAGGCGATGACGGCCTATACCGATCAGCCAAATGTTGCTCGCGTCTACGGCACGAATGGCCCGATTGGTTGGCACGACACAGCCTTGCAGCCTGGGCCGGGAGTGATCGTCGGTCGCAAAGGCGCCTATCGAGGTGTGCATTATGCCGATCATCCATTCTGGGTAATCGACACTGCATATTACCTGAACCCCCTGGTGCCGATGGACCTGCGGTGGGCTTATTACTGGTTGCTTGATTACGATGTGAACAACATCGATGACGGCTCCCCCATACCGTCCACGACACGGGAAGCCTTCGGCTTTACCCCATTGAAGCTTCCGCCATTAAATGAGCAAGAAAGAATCGCTGATCTTCTCGCCAGCCTTGATGCAAAAATCGATCTCAACTGCCAAATGGCCGCGACGCTTGAGGAAATGGCGCGATCACTATTCAAGAGCTGGTTTGTTGATTTCGACCCCGTTCACGCAAAACTCGAAGGCCGAGACATTGGTCTGCCCGCCGAAATCGTCGCGCTATTCCCCGGCGGCTTTGGTGATGAGGGGGTGCCAACAGGATGGAACCGAAAACCAATTATCGACTTAGCTCACTGGATTAATGGCGCTGCCTACAAAAACATGCATTTTGTGTCGAAGGATGAGGGCCTGCCGGTTATCAAAATTGCTGAACTTAAGGCGGGGATCACTTCTAAAACGAAATTCACCGGTACTGATTTGGGAGGCCGCTACAAAATCAATGATCGCGAGTTGCTGTTTTCATGGTCAGGGAATCCAGAAACATCCATCGACACATTTTTGTGGATGAATGGAGAAGCATGGCTGAACCAGCATATATTCGCAGTCAGGGAGAATGGTGAGTTGTCGCAACCGATGCTGCACGCGATGTTAAAATTTCTCAAACCGATTTTCACCTCAATTGCTCGGGATAAGCAGACGATTGGTTTAGGGCATGTGACCAAAGAGGATATGGGACGCGTTTTTGTGGCCCTACCAAAAGGCGATTTATTGTGTGCGCTTCGCGACGTATTTGACGCGCTATTTGAACAGTATGCGGAGATGATCTCTCAAAATATCGCGCTTGAGGCCACTAAAACGACGCTGCTTCCGCGTCTCGTCTCTGGTGAACTTCGCGTCAAAGAAGCTGCAGAACGGGTTGCGGCGGCGTGA